In the Corynebacterium jeikeium genome, GTAACCGTCGCCCCCTTCGCCGCCAGTGGCAGCCATCCCGGCAGCAGCGCCGTTATTCGTGCTGTGGCTGGCAGGAATCACGGACGTCTGCACGTCATCGCCATTCGCGTGTGCACCTGCCACGCCCGCCGCAGCGGCACCGGCCGCTAGTCCTGCGGCGCCGGCGGCAGCACGGCCTGAGGTGTGGGAACCAGCATTAGCCGAGTCGGCGTCATTGGCATAGGCCTGAGCCACTAGCGGCAGTTGGTCCTCGGAAAGGCGCTTCAGATCCGTCGCCATCTCCTGGGCATCGTCATAGCGATCCGAAGGCGACTTCGCCATAGCGGTCAGAGTAATGGAATCCAGGCTCAAAGCTTCACGCTTCGACAGGTGCATACCCAGAACCTGGGACGGCGCCTCCGGGTTTTCCTGCACGTGCTGGAAGGCGACGGACAGGGGAGACTCGCCGTGGAAGGGAGCCTTGCCCGTAGCCAGCTCATAGAACACGCAACCAGCGGCATAAATATCGGAGCGCGCATCTGCGGACTGGCCGCGCGCCTGCTCTGGGGAGAGGTACTGTGCGGTGCCAATCACGGCTGCGGTTTGCGTCATAGCAGAGGAGCTATCGCTCAGCGCACGTGCGATGCCAAAGTCCATGACCTTCACCGCACCGGTGTTGGTAATCATGACGTTCGCCGGCTTGATATCTCGGTGAATGATGCCCGCCTCGTGCGAGAAAAACAGTGCCGAGCAGACCTGGGACATGACCGCCGCGGCATCGTTCAAACTCATCTTGCCGGAGTCCTGGATGATGTCGCGCAGCGTTTCGCCGTGCACACGCTCCATGACGATGTACGGCACCGCGCCGTCCTCGTCCGGCGTTTGGCCTGTGTCGTAGACGGCGACGATGGCGGGGTGGTTCAGCTTCGCGGCGTTCTGTGCTTCGCGGCGGAAGCGCTCCAGGAAGGTGGTGTCCCGCGCCAGGTCGGGGCGCATCATCTTCACCGCAACGTCGCGACCGAGCAGTTCATCGGTAGCGGCGTACACGTCAGACATGCCACCGGTGCCGATCTTGGCACCGAGGCGGTATCGACCGCCCAAGGTTGTGCCGATTCGGTCCACGCCTTCTGCTCCTTTGTCTGCGTCTCTCAATGTTGCTGGCTCAGCGCCGCTAGTTAACCCCAGAATGGCTTTCTAGTCACTTTGATTAACAAATCCTAGTCCAACTTGTTGTATGGACATAGTTCTTTCCCTTTTACATGACTGAATTGAATGGTGCTTAAAGCACTGGTTGGCTTTCCGGGTTCGTGCTCGGGCTGCGTAATTCGGCAGGCATATCGCTATCCTCTGAGGTCGCATTATCGTTTGTGTGCGGCTGGTTGGGCTCGGTTTGGCGGGCTGTGCCGTTCTCACCGTTGACGTTGCCGTTGCCGCGCCCGCCTCCGTTGGGGATGGTCGGCAACGTGGGGAAGGAAGGCTCGCGTTCCTCGGAGGTCTCGGTCTCTTCTCGAGACGTTTCGGTTTTCGACGTGGTTGACGGGCCGTTCGTCGTGTCCGTCGGCGACGGATTTACCGGTGCGGGCACGTTGCCACTCGGGTTAGCTGGCTCTCCTTCCTCCGTCGGACTGGTCGTGACCTCGTTGGTTACGGTCATCGTCGACGGGTTCGGCGCTTCGTCGTCGCCACCGCTGGTCAGTAGGAAGGTGGCTAAGGCGAGTGCGAGGATGCTCACCAGGGCAAGCACCGCAATGATCCAGCGGTTCTTTTTTGGTGACGCCCCCTGCGCCCCACCCGCCCCACGCCCTGTCGCGGGGTAGCCCGCGCCCGTGGGCGGAGCACCCGCGCCGACGACTGGAACGGAGGAATCAGGATAGCCGGGACCTTGACCGGGCCTGGCCCCCGATCCCGGCCCGTACTGAGGACCAGGTACCGAAGGCACTCGAGTTCCCGGCCCGCTGGCAACGTTGCCCAGTTGCTCGGTTAGCGGGTGGGGTTCGGCGCTGACATTCGGCACGTTGTGCGGCGACGGGGGCTGCTTGCCCTCGGCCACCATAACGGTGGCAGTGGCAAGCTCCGCGCCATCGGCGTAGCGAGTGCGCGGACTCTTGCGCAGGCAGACCCTGATCAGTTCCCGCAGGTTGGGGTCGATCTCTTCCGGCAGCTCCGGCGGAGTTTCGGAGATGTGTTTGATCGCCACGGACACGGTGGATTCGCCGGAGAAGGGACGGTAGCCCGCCAGCATCTCGAAGCCGACCACGCCCAGGGAATACACATCGCTGGCCGGGCCGACCTGGTCGCCCTGAGCCTGCTCGGGGGAGACGTACTGGGCGGTTCCAACCACCATGCCCGTGCGGGTTAGTGGCACCGCGGCAGCGGCCTTGGCAATGCCGAAGTCCGTGATCTTCACGAACCCGTCGGAGGTGATCAATAGGTTGCCCGGCTTGATGTCGCGGTGCACCAGTCCGGCTTCGTGGATAGCCTTTAGCCCCGCGGCTGTTTGCGTCAATACGTCTAGCGCCAGATTCTGCGGCAGCGAGGATTCGCGCGAGAGCACATCGGCTAGGGACTCGCCACGGATGTACTCCATGATGATGTAGCAAAACACCGTACCGTTGTCCGGGTCCTCGACCTCGCCGGAGTCGTAGGTTCTTACGACGTTAGGGCTGTCGAGGTCCTGAGCAGCGGAGGCCTCGTTACGGAAGCGCGCACGGAACTCCTCGTTTTCCGTGTACTCCGGCTTGAGGATTTTGACGGCTACATCGCGCTGCTGCTCGACATCGTGGGCAAGCCATACGGTGGACATACCGCCGCGGCCGATGATCCACTGCAGCTCGAAGCGTTCGCCCAGAAGCCGCTGCGTACGCTCAATCTCTGTGCGGTCGGGTTGACGGGAATCGCTCATGGCCTACTGCTGCTCCTTCTCAGCTGCATGGATGACGGCTCGGCCGATGGGGCCAGCCACCGAACCACCGGTAGCTGCCTGCCCGCGGTCGCCACCATTTTCCACCAGAA is a window encoding:
- the pknB gene encoding Stk1 family PASTA domain-containing Ser/Thr kinase → MDRIGTTLGGRYRLGAKIGTGGMSDVYAATDELLGRDVAVKMMRPDLARDTTFLERFRREAQNAAKLNHPAIVAVYDTGQTPDEDGAVPYIVMERVHGETLRDIIQDSGKMSLNDAAAVMSQVCSALFFSHEAGIIHRDIKPANVMITNTGAVKVMDFGIARALSDSSSAMTQTAAVIGTAQYLSPEQARGQSADARSDIYAAGCVFYELATGKAPFHGESPLSVAFQHVQENPEAPSQVLGMHLSKREALSLDSITLTAMAKSPSDRYDDAQEMATDLKRLSEDQLPLVAQAYANDADSANAGSHTSGRAAAGAAGLAAGAAAAGVAGAHANGDDVQTSVIPASHSTNNGAAAGMAATGGEGGDGYYGEYDDDYEGDDYYDGAYGDEYDDEYGDGYDDEYYEDEPKRRWWAPIAWVAGIAAVIAGGYFAYQAFTGDDEPEKPIEAEQVKIPLVANKDRAEAEKILKDAGFEVTVEETTHDKIARGKAIGTDPAANASVARGTEIKLLVSSGREITDVPDLTGKTTEEAVKLLKDAKLVLNNEVKEEASDDVPKGKIITQTPPQGSQVSAGTKVTITVSTGPEDVRVPVVTGQQVEDARENLESAGFKVVVNQVDSVEPKGQVLSASSEGEKLAKGSEITLEVSLGNQFEMPSLQGMKFGDVFRELQAAGWRGTPDQLHRENKNTADLGRVDEVAQQSIHSGQVIKRDEDITVTVYVFNLLP
- a CDS encoding serine/threonine-protein kinase; this translates as MSDSRQPDRTEIERTQRLLGERFELQWIIGRGGMSTVWLAHDVEQQRDVAVKILKPEYTENEEFRARFRNEASAAQDLDSPNVVRTYDSGEVEDPDNGTVFCYIIMEYIRGESLADVLSRESSLPQNLALDVLTQTAAGLKAIHEAGLVHRDIKPGNLLITSDGFVKITDFGIAKAAAAVPLTRTGMVVGTAQYVSPEQAQGDQVGPASDVYSLGVVGFEMLAGYRPFSGESTVSVAIKHISETPPELPEEIDPNLRELIRVCLRKSPRTRYADGAELATATVMVAEGKQPPSPHNVPNVSAEPHPLTEQLGNVASGPGTRVPSVPGPQYGPGSGARPGQGPGYPDSSVPVVGAGAPPTGAGYPATGRGAGGAQGASPKKNRWIIAVLALVSILALALATFLLTSGGDDEAPNPSTMTVTNEVTTSPTEEGEPANPSGNVPAPVNPSPTDTTNGPSTTSKTETSREETETSEEREPSFPTLPTIPNGGGRGNGNVNGENGTARQTEPNQPHTNDNATSEDSDMPAELRSPSTNPESQPVL